From the genome of Kiritimatiellia bacterium, one region includes:
- a CDS encoding metal ABC transporter permease, giving the protein GGLLIFALLVNPANTARLLSFRLPVIFLLSALLGIGACLAGLVFSYVWDIPTGGSVVLVSSGMYLLAFLISPERRKRKEEVKTDEAANNN; this is encoded by the coding sequence CGGCGGATTGCTGATCTTCGCCCTCCTGGTCAATCCGGCCAACACGGCCCGTTTGTTGTCGTTCCGTCTGCCGGTGATTTTTCTGCTCTCGGCCCTGCTTGGCATCGGCGCCTGTCTGGCCGGCCTCGTGTTCTCCTATGTCTGGGATATTCCCACCGGCGGCAGCGTCGTTCTGGTTTCTTCCGGCATGTATCTGCTGGCGTTCCTGATTTCACCTGAAAGGCGCAAACGAAAAGAGGAGGTAAAAACCGATGAAGCAGCGAATAATAATTAA
- a CDS encoding class I SAM-dependent methyltransferase produces MKQRIIIKRQKEFFNRHAEKWMDMWYLGRKAAGRRRFQREFRRLFELAPIKKNDVILDAGCGSGVLVPYILRRLGAKGKLHEVDYAEKMIAVNRSLHKDPRLEFHAADVHDLPLAAKSCDGAFCFSCFPHFRNKPKALRSMQNVLKSGGWLLLAHFDSPEALNHHHAHSHRAVKHDRMPDEAGMRALFAKAGLTVARHVNEDGFYAFLAKAKRPARASQARQDSND; encoded by the coding sequence ATGAAGCAGCGAATAATAATTAAGCGGCAAAAGGAATTTTTCAACCGCCACGCCGAAAAATGGATGGACATGTGGTATCTTGGCCGGAAGGCCGCCGGCCGCCGCCGTTTTCAGCGAGAGTTCAGGCGCCTTTTTGAGCTTGCCCCCATAAAAAAGAACGATGTTATTCTGGACGCCGGCTGCGGGAGCGGGGTGCTGGTTCCCTATATTCTCCGGCGGCTGGGCGCGAAAGGAAAACTGCACGAGGTTGATTACGCCGAGAAAATGATCGCGGTCAACCGCAGTCTGCACAAGGACCCGCGCCTGGAATTTCACGCGGCGGACGTCCATGACCTGCCGCTGGCGGCAAAGTCATGCGACGGCGCATTCTGTTTCTCGTGTTTTCCGCATTTTAGAAACAAGCCAAAAGCCCTGCGTTCCATGCAAAACGTCCTGAAGTCTGGCGGCTGGCTGTTGCTGGCGCATTTTGACTCTCCGGAAGCCTTGAACCATCATCACGCCCATTCCCACCGGGCGGTCAAGCATGACCGCATGCCGGACGAGGCGGGCATGCGCGCGCTCTTTGCGAAGGCCGGCTTAACGGTCGCGCGGCATGTGAATGAAGACGGTTTTTACGCCTTTTTGGCAAAGGCCAAACGGCCGGCGCGTGCGAGCCAAGCAAGGCAAGACTCCAATGACTAA